In the Juglans microcarpa x Juglans regia isolate MS1-56 chromosome 6D, Jm3101_v1.0, whole genome shotgun sequence genome, one interval contains:
- the LOC121234863 gene encoding indole-3-acetic acid-amido synthetase GH3.6: MPEAPNCSLKPTNYNIVEKNKKTLQFIEDVTANADEVQKRILSEILSRNANVEYLQRHGLKGHTDRDTFKKVMPVITYEDIQSDITRIANGDTSPILCSRPISEFLTSSGTSGGERKLMPTIEEELGRRSQLYSLLMPVMSQFVAGLEKGKGMYFLFIKSEAKTPGGLLARPVLTSYYKSSHFKERQYDPYTNYTSPNETILCPDSYQSMYTQLLCGLCHNKEVIRVGAVFASGFIRAIRFLEKHWASLCNDIRTGNINPQITDPSVREAVMKILKPDPKLADFIEVECSKDSWQGIITRLWPNTKYVDVIVTGTMSQYIPTLDHYSNGLPLVCTMYASSECYFGVNLNPLCKPSEVSYTLIPTMCYFEFLPVHRNNGVTYSPSVPKSLSEKEQKELVDLVDVKLGQEYELVVTTYSGLYRYRVGDVLRVAGFKNKAPQFNFICRKNVVLSIDSDKTDEVELQNAVKNAVNHLMQFNATLAEYTSHAETSTIPGHYVLFWELSLNGSTPIPPSVFEDCCLTIEESLNSVYRQGRVSDKSIGPLEIKIVEPGTFDKLMDYAISLGASINQYKTPRCVKFAPIVELLNSRVLSNYFSPKCPKWVPGHRQWNNQD, translated from the exons ATGCCTGAGGCTCCAAACTGCTCATTAAAACCCACAAACTACAATATTGTAGAGAAAAACAAGAAGACTCTTCAGTTCATTGAAGATGTCACGGCCAACGCTGATGAAGTTCAGAAGCGTATTCTTTCCGAAATCCTCTCTCGCAATGCTAACGTAGAGTACTTGCAAAGGCACGGCCTCAAAGGTCACACTGACCGGGATACCTTCAAGAAAGTCATGCCTGTGATCACCTACGAGGATATCCAGTCAGATATCACTCGTATTGCCAATGGTGACACTTCCCCAATCCTCTGCTCGAGGCCCATTTCGGAGTTCTTGACGAG CTCTGGGACATCCGgtggagagagaaaattgaTGCCCACCATAGAAGAAGAACTAGGAAGGAGGTCACAGCTATATAGCCTCTTGATGCCTGTGATGAGCCAATTTGTTGCTGGCCTAGAGAAAGGCAAAGGAATGTACTTTTTGTTCATAAAATCTGAGGCCAAGACACCTGGAGGTCTTTTGGCTCGCCCTGTTCTAACTAGCTATTACAAAAGCTCCCACTTCAAAGAAAGGCAATATGACCCTTACACGAACTACACCAGCCCAAACGAAACCATCCTCTGCCCTGACTCCTACCAAAGCATGTATACACAACTACTTTGTGGCCTCTGCCATAACAAGGAAGTTATAAGGGTTGGAGCTGTTTTTGCCTCTGGTTTCATCCGCGCCATCCGTTTCCTCGAGAAGCATTGGGCCTCTCTTTGCAACGATATCAGAACCGGAAACATCAATCCCCAAATCACTGACCCTTCTGTCCGAGAGGCTGTCATGAAGATCCTCAAACCTGATCCCAAGCTTGCAGATTTCATTGAAGTCGAGTGCAGCAAAGATTCTTGGCAAGGAATCATAACCAGGTTGTGGCCCAACACCAAGTATGTGGACGTTATTGTGACTGGGACCATGTCACAGTACATTCCGACTCTTGATCACTATAGCAATGGCCTCCCACTTGTGTGCACCATGTATGCATCCTCTGAATGCTACTTCGGTGTCAACCTTAACCCTCTTTGCAAGCCTAGTGAAGTTTCCTACACCCTCATTCCCACCATGTGCTATTTCGAATTCCTGCCCGTTCACAGAAATAATGGGGTCACTTACTCTCCCTCCGTCCCTAAATCCCTCAGTGAAAAAGAACAGAAAGAGTTGGTGGATCTAGTTGATGTCAAGCTTGGGCAAGAATATGAGCTTGTTGTTACCACTTATTCTG GACTTTATCGCTATAGGGTTGGAGATGTGCTCCGAGTGGCTGGATTCAAGAACAAGGCCCCTCAGTTCAACTTCATATGCCGGAAAAATGTGGTCCTCAGCATTGATTCTGACAAGACTGATGAAGTTGAGCTGCAAAATGCAGTAAAGAATGCGGTGAACCATTTGATGCAATTTAATGCAACTCTGGCTGAATACACTAGCCATGCGGAAACCTCAACAATCCCAGGCCACTATGTGCTATTCTGGGAGCTTAGCCTCAATGGGTCAACCCCAATTCCACCCTCAGTGTTTGAGGACTGCTGCTTGACCATTGAAGAGTCCCTCAACAGCGTGTACCGCCAGGGACGTGTCTCCGACAAGTCAATTGGCCCCCTAGAGATTAAGATTGTTGAGCCCGGGACCTTCGATAAGCTCATGGATTATGCCATTAGCTTAGGGGCGTCCATAAACCAGTACAAGACCCCGAGGTGTGTGAAATTTGCACCCATTGTTGAGCTCTTGAACTCTCGGGTTCTGTCAAACTACTTCAGTCCCAAATGTCCCAAGTGGGTTCCGGGCCACAGGCAATGGAACAATCAGGATTGA